ACTCCTGAAATACAGATTTTAAACACTGATATACCTTTGCATCTTCTTCATATTGAGGCGTTTGGTTTAAGTATCCTATTCTAATATTTTTCTTCCAACTCACTACGCCTGTTGAAGGCTTTTCTATACCTGAAAGTAATTTCAATAAAGTTGTTTTTCCTTCTCCATTACGTCCAACTATACCTATTTTGTCACCAGTGTTAAGCGTGAGTTTGATATAATCAAATAACGTTTCTTCTGTATAATTTTTCGTTATATTCGATGCATTTAATAAATTCATCATTCTTCCTCCATATTATCTATAAGGAAGAACTTTAAAGTGTCCGTTCCTTATAGTTTGATTCAACACTTCAAAAAGGACAGACTCCACCAATTTTGAAATTAAAGTCGCAAATTTGTTGCGTATAATCTGTAAATATCTGCAACTATCAACTATAAGAAACATACAGGACACCTCCTCACACATGACTTCATTCATATTTTACTATAAATAAGCGTTTTCATACAGGATGTTTTATCTTCAACATTTAAGTCTATAGATAAGCAAAAGGACAAGTTTAAAAATATTCCATCAATAGCATCAAAAATGTTTATATCCTATTCCCCCTTATACTAAGATGCCAATAAAAAAAGCAGTACACCCTAAGATGCACTGCCCTACTTACATATTCTATTCGATAATGCCGAGTTCTTTACCGACACGCGCATACACTTCTAATGCTTGATCTAACATTTCTGTTGTATGTGCAGCAGTCGGCATATTACGTACACGACCCGTACCGCGTGGAACTGTTGGGAACACAATCGATTTCACGTAAATGCTTTCTTCCATCAAACGTTTACTGAATTGTTGTGTTTTCTTTTCATCACCAATAATCACAGGTGTAATCGGTGTTTCAGATTGACCTGTATCAAAGCCTAAGCGTGATAAGCCCTCTTTTAAGTAATTTGCATTTTCCCATAAACGGTCATGCAATTCTGTTGAAGCCATTAACTTTTTCACGGCTTCCGTAATCGCCTTTGTATCTCCAGGCGCTAATGACGTTGAGAATAAGAATGGACGTGATTGCGCTTTTAACCAATCGATCAATTTTTGTGAACCAGCAACATAACCACCAACAACACCGATTGCTTTTGATAATGTCCCGATTTGGAAGTCGACTTTATCTTGCAAGCCAAAGTGTTTCACCGTACCTGCACCTTTACCCATCACACCTGAACCGTGTGCATCGTCTACATACACCATAATGCCATATTGTTCGCAAATTTCGACGATTTCAGGTAATTTGGCAACGTCGCCGTCCATACTGAAGACACCGTCAGTAATGTACATCACTTTGTTGTATTGACCTGATTCAACAGCTTCTTTCGCTTTTTGACGCAAATCATCCATATCTGAATGGTTCACACGAATAATTTTCGCTTTTGATAATCGACAACCATCAATAATTGATGCATGGTTCAATTCATCAGATAAAATCGCATCATTTTTATTCATCACGGCTGAAATCGCTGCCATGTTACAGTTAAAGCCTGATTGATAGGCAACTGCTGCTTCTGTTCCTTTGAACTCAGCTAATGTCGCTTCTAACTCGTCATGTAAGTCTAATGTCCCGTTGATTGAACGGACCGCACCAGCACCGACCCCATGTGTATCAATTGCGTTTTTAGCTGCCGTTTTTAAATCTTCATTTGTCGCTAAACCTAAATAGTTGTTTGAAGACAAATTGATATATTTCTTGCCGTTAATTTGAATTTCTGGTCCATTTGCACCTTCAACTGTATCAATTTCGTTATACAGTCCATTTTCTTTTAAATGGTTCAAATTTTCATCAAGAAAGTCGTTTAATTGTTGTACCACCTGAATTTCCCCTTTCACTTTTAAATCTCCTTAATCATAACGCATTTTGAACAAACTTAAAAGCAAGTGTATAATAAATGCCATAATCGAATTGAAGGAGAGAATACGCGTGACCGATTGGTTCCAATTGGCTTATGACAAAGAACAGGAGATGGTTCAAACTCGGCGCTATCTGCATCAACATCCTGAATTGTCATTTCAAGAAACAAAAACACATGCCTATATTTTGCAACGACTTCAACAATTAAATTTTGAAATTGACGAAAAAGTTGGAAGGAACGGCATTATTGCACGAATCACAGGAGATG
Above is a genomic segment from Staphylococcus delphini containing:
- a CDS encoding glycine C-acetyltransferase; its protein translation is MVQQLNDFLDENLNHLKENGLYNEIDTVEGANGPEIQINGKKYINLSSNNYLGLATNEDLKTAAKNAIDTHGVGAGAVRSINGTLDLHDELEATLAEFKGTEAAVAYQSGFNCNMAAISAVMNKNDAILSDELNHASIIDGCRLSKAKIIRVNHSDMDDLRQKAKEAVESGQYNKVMYITDGVFSMDGDVAKLPEIVEICEQYGIMVYVDDAHGSGVMGKGAGTVKHFGLQDKVDFQIGTLSKAIGVVGGYVAGSQKLIDWLKAQSRPFLFSTSLAPGDTKAITEAVKKLMASTELHDRLWENANYLKEGLSRLGFDTGQSETPITPVIIGDEKKTQQFSKRLMEESIYVKSIVFPTVPRGTGRVRNMPTAAHTTEMLDQALEVYARVGKELGIIE